The Epinephelus fuscoguttatus linkage group LG19, E.fuscoguttatus.final_Chr_v1 genome contains the following window.
CACCTGAACCACTCCTTACATTGGCATTAATTAGATCCACCACACAACACTTATTTAAAAAGAAGACCATCACTTTTAAAACTggttctcctccttcttccacAAACAAAATGCAGCAGGGCTACATTACATCACTTCAACAAACTTCATGAAGAACAATGAGGACAAAACAGCATCACCGATCTGTTTTCACCATGAGCACGTTAGCGTGTCATTCACTACCAAGCTTTGTAATCAGTAGCCTACCAACAACATTATCTTTACTTTAGCTGTTCAACTGTCTTTAGCAGTTGAGATAACAGACGCTCGACTGTCTGGACATGTGAACTAAACACAGACACTTGGCTCATGCATGGGCACACAGCAGAGCACTGCTGCAGAATGAACATAGGGACACATAAGAATGGATATGtgccattaaaaacatttatgggCAGACAAAAAAGGTCCTAGTTGGCCTAGCAGACGCAGGGCCTGTACAATTAACGCTGCAGATCAAATCTGGACACAAATTAAGATACTCCTTTGATTCCATGTTGAATCCATGAGGCACCTCTTACCTTGCACTGAGTCAGCTGTAAGTAGATGGCCTCTGCTCCACGCAGAACACTCTGCAGGTCCAACTTCATCGTCAGCTCATTGATGTGCTGAATAGTGTCACAGATGAAAATGTGTATAGTTATAGACAAAGTAACTAAACTCCCATCTCACATacacaaatgtacacacacacacacacacacaccttcagaaTAGTGTTAAAGTCGTGGTCTGAGCCAATCAGCTCTCCTCTCTGAGACTCCAGGATTGAACAGGCGATCAGGAGATGGAAGTTGTCACATGGCAGACGAGTCCAAAGAACCTGAGGAAAGAAAGGGATGTTTCAAACATGTCACAGCCAAGTTTGTAGTTTCACAATAAAcctttacttcttttttttaaatgaaaaaaatacttcAATAAAAGTCAAAAGGTGATGTTAAATGTAACAACCTAATGAAGTTTAACACCACCAAGGTTTAAAGCAGTGAGGCCAGTCTCACTGTGCTTTAGCATTATAAAAATATTCATGTATATAGTAAGTAACTGCAACTGTGGTGCACTCACCTCCCACATGATGAGGATGTCCTCGAAGGAAAACTCTCTCTTGAACCAGATGAGCAGCCAGCGgaaacagaagcacagagagccGCTGTCCTGAGAGTCTGACGGATGAAGTAAATATGTATATACTTTTCAATTAGTGACCaccacaaaagaaaaatgagcTCCTTGTAAGTGAGTAATAAAGAGTTGCGTCTTTAGCACATTTGACCGTGTATCCTGAAAATTCATGAATTTCCTCTCATCTAGCAAACATTTTTATGCTTATCCTGCAGATGCTAGAAATGTGTGCACTTTTATACATAATTAATAGATTCTAATGTATATCCTTGAGGGTTGCATTACATATAATAGCCTCTCATTTGCTTTATTCTTGTTTCTGCCCTACTTTTTGTTGCATTATCCTAACAAAATGTGAACAGCTTTGcctcaggacttttttttttttttttttttaaatctaatgtAGTCTGACTACACGAGTATTAGCTGACTAACCCAGGAAGTCACATAGCTCCGggtccagagccttcagcagGATACTGAGCTGAAGGAGCTGCTGCTTCATGGCCTCCTGAGACTCTTCAAAGTTCTGGTGCTgcagaggaaacaaggaaagaCTTGTTAAGTCACTGCACACATAAGAATGCCTTCACCTTTCAAAGTACTGCTATTTATATGATCTATTCAGAGTGAAACCTTAACAAAGATCATGCAGAAAGACTTCTGCAAATTTAGCTGTGTgcgctttttgtttttatttaaatcagAGCTGCTGGTGAGCCACTAAGTTGCCACACAAGAATCAGTTAACTGACCACAAAAAGCAGAAACACAAAGGTTTGTATTTACGCTTTGAGtcaaacttcctgtttttgtttgtgtcactgcTGAGCTGTAGTCTGCTGTTCCTGTCCACTGTGACACAGCTATACAgcttgaatgaatgaaacaacaaaactaaacCTTTTTCTAACTGAAATGGACACAGAAAGAGGGAGATCTGTCTACTAACCACCAGCTCCATGAAGCCTGTCAGACACCAGAAGGATTCCACCTCGTTCTGGGTGACgaacaggagaggagaaaggagatCACTCATCCCCTGGACGTAGCCTGGAATGATAGAGACAAAGGTGTCAGGATGACATGGATGCGTGTATTTGCCTAAATGATCATTAGCAATTCAGATAATCTAAAACTTCCCTTTAAATATCTAAAAGTCAAATgtaatcaacaacaacaacaaaaataataactaTTACTGCAGACACCACAGTTTGGGcagacaaggaggaggagagtgaaactgtaaacacagaaaCCTGAAACACTTAGAATTACTGTTCTCAGGAACCTTAAAACTTCCATTTTGAGAGAACTTGGTTGGGTCGGGGCAAATTACAATGGACATTCAGATATACATACCAAGATCAAAGTTGTACATGCAGTATGTCATCAGCACATCATGCAGCAGAGTAAGTCCTGGATTGTCATTCCCAGAGAAGAACGTATTGTGTCGGTCTGTCCTGCTgacatctctctctgtcacaagAGAACAAAGACAGTTCAAACTTTAACATCTACTGCAGCTCTCACGGAGCAGCTGACTGGCTCGATGAACAGATCTTCTGTTTTATGAAAGATTGCAGGGCTGACCTATCAGGCTTCTGTATCCCCTGAGGAGCGAGTTCCTCATCTCCTGCTCTTCACTGACTGACTTCCACTGCACCTTCATCCTGAAGTACTCATCCCTGCAGACACAAAGAAGGCATTAAAAGTGGCTAGCTACGTCAAATGAACAGTTTGAGATTTTGGGAAATAAATGTATTCACTTTCTTGTAAAGACTTAGGTGAGAAGATTGACACTGATCtgtcatctgtgaggaaaatatgaagctaatgctggttagcttagcttagcacaaaggctgcaaacatggggggaaaaaagctagcctggctctatcCAGAAGTAACAAAAATCACCTGACAACACCTCCACAGCTCACCTGTTAACACGTTATATCTCGTTTGTTTAATTCACACAAAATCTTAAGTGTACAAAAGACAAATTGGGGTTTTATAGGCAGTTTGTATTTCTTGACCAGGCGCAGTCACTTCCTTGAGTCTGCACTGGTTGCCTGGAAACCTCATGGTGACAACAAGACCCAAAGAAGCTAAGCTCACTCGTTGCTGGCAGTAGCTTCATATGTACCGTACAAACATGAATTCTGACTTCTagtctaactctcagcaagaaagcaactaattttatttccaaaaatgttaaattattcCTTTGACTATCAAAAAGAGTTCTGGTGAAGTCCGCAGTAACAAAAATACTAACGTTTTGACCCGCAGAATGTCCTCTCTTTCCTTGAACGTGCTGTTCCATGGATAAAAACCCAGGAGGAACTTCCATACCTCCTTCCTCAGGGATGGTATGACACCCTGCAATGAACAAGACTAGCATTAAAAGCATGTACATCTGGTAGATAAAGAgctgaaaaaaaatatcaaggTATGTCTTTCACACAGAAGGTATactgtcactgtatttcctgtcTCACCCCTCTAAAAACAAGCTCTTTGATCCTCTCTGGGTTCTGCACTCGCCCCTCTGAGTCCAGAAACTCTTCCCATTTGTTCAGAGGTTGTCCCCTGGTTACGTCTGGTCTGGGGCCAAGCTCTATCCCCTTAAgggaaagacaaacacaaacattattCTCGTGTCTTTAACATTATAACAATCTGCGATCTCCATGCATAAGACACGACTTTGTGCTTTACATTGTCCTTTTTGTTTCCTTCTCTTACACAAGTGATGAGTTCAAATCCAGGCTCTTCATCAGACTGGGGGGGCAAACTAGGATCCTGAGCGGTACGCAAGTGGCTGGGGGATCCTGGAGGTCGAAGTGCCGCCCTGAAGAAATTGGTGACTTTGGAAAATCCACCAAATGTGGTGGCATATGGGTCCTGGATAAATCTCTGTTCAGGCAGGGAGAGAACAGAATCACAAACAAGaacagaagttttttttttacattatgagAGAGAACTGCAACAAGCTTGACAAAGTTCATCTACTCCCACTGTGTTTTTGGGttgacaaagagagaaagaggttcATGTGCTGCAACACTCCAGATGCTTCATTAATGAGCGGCTAAAGATGTGAGTGTGAGCAGAGGATAGGGGCAGGAACTTAAGTGACTACACTCAAAGTTTTTCATCCAAAACAAAGTATGGGCTAGATTTTTGGACTTTGATCTGTGAGTCACCAGTATTGATagctaataataaataaaaataaaagcatattaCCGAAACAAGATCTGAGCCTCCGTCATCAAGGAGCTGCAGCTTATCAAAGGACTGAGAGAGAGCGCCTGAGTCATGAGGGTAGGCGAGGAAGAGCCGCCCATCAACCGGTGATCTGATGATAACAACGGAAGTCATGTGATGTTTTTCATCCTCATGAGGTTTGTCAACAAAGATGTAAACAGCTCTGTCTAAAAGTGTACATCAGCTGTTCCCAGAGCTGTCATGAGATGCATTCTAACATGTTTAAAGTAACAAGAAGACAGAAACTGCTGCCAGAAGTAGGATGGTGATACTTACTGGTCCAGGATGATGTAACGCTGAAGGGCCCTAAACAGCTCCCTGGTTCCTCCTCTGTGGAAGTGCAGAGGAGGCAGTGGGTGGCCCCCTCTACTCGTCAGCACCAGGAAGTTTCGCCCCAAAGAGAACCGAGCCCTCCGAAGAGAGTATAACTCTGATAGAGGCAGAGAGAATGACCACTGACCTGCAGGGGATATAGGCGACATTAGTTTTATGAaactttttttaacatcactgtTTGCCAAAAGTGATGGAAGTGTAAACTGCACCTGAGTCTTTGACTGGGACATGTTCTCGATCTTTCTTCACTGTGCTGATAACTGCCCAGTCTGGCTCATACCCAGGGTCAAAGTTTGTATCCTCTTCCCCTCCTTCTCCGTCCTACTTAGTAAGAAGTGGGTTGATGAGAattacagggttcccacacatgaTCATGtgcaaaatttcaaaacttttccataacTTCTCAAGGACCCATAACAAAATTTCCATGACCAATCACAACATGTAATAAGAACAGAACTGTATAGTAGACTTTACTCCAAATGTTAAgtacattaatatagcagctcCCACAGTGTCAGTTCTAACTGACAGTTTGGTTGTCTCGTTGGACACGAAACTTAAGTATGCATTGGCGCTGCAAATTACATCTGAATGACAGTCACTACCCAAAactatcagattcaaactctattcaaatATAATTGCAGCTAGTTAGGGAGATACAGAATGTACGGAGAAAATGAATTAACATACATGGAAGGAAACAGAATGTCAAGCATtaacttattagagctaccttaTGCCAACAGCTACATAATAAATTTGCCATTTTGTGACATTATGTGGAAGGTTATCCACTAAAGGttactgtaacaatttcattgcaaacaacaaaattccatgactttttcaaAACCTTCAAGGATTTGTACTAATATCATGACTGTTTCAGGCCTGGAAAAACAAATATGTTAAATTCCTTAACTAATCCTGGTTTCCATGACCATGAGAACCCTGGGATTATaattgagacagacagaaatactcAAATTATTCAAACAGATGATTACTGACCTTTTTGGTGTAGAGTACAGCAGGGGCACTGCGACCTTCATCCTCCAGTGGGCTCCACTCTAAAGCTGGCACCCCGGCCTAAACA
Protein-coding sequences here:
- the tbc1d17 gene encoding TBC1 domain family member 17; the protein is MEQNVEDYKLIFEKEGVYLHTNAKRSNQDTTIPGFIRIVERAGVPALEWSPLEDEGRSAPAVLYTKKDGEGGEEDTNFDPGYEPDWAVISTVKKDREHVPVKDSGQWSFSLPLSELYSLRRARFSLGRNFLVLTSRGGHPLPPLHFHRGGTRELFRALQRYIILDQSPVDGRLFLAYPHDSGALSQSFDKLQLLDDGGSDLVSRFIQDPYATTFGGFSKVTNFFRAALRPPGSPSHLRTAQDPSLPPQSDEEPGFELITCGIELGPRPDVTRGQPLNKWEEFLDSEGRVQNPERIKELVFRGGVIPSLRKEVWKFLLGFYPWNSTFKEREDILRVKTDEYFRMKVQWKSVSEEQEMRNSLLRGYRSLIERDVSRTDRHNTFFSGNDNPGLTLLHDVLMTYCMYNFDLGYVQGMSDLLSPLLFVTQNEVESFWCLTGFMELVHQNFEESQEAMKQQLLQLSILLKALDPELCDFLDSQDSGSLCFCFRWLLIWFKREFSFEDILIMWEVLWTRLPCDNFHLLIACSILESQRGELIGSDHDFNTILKHINELTMKLDLQSVLRGAEAIYLQLTQCKELPLKVQQVLGLYTPSISEEDSPDSQASETQRLLCESPAGAASSDSACGPTYP